From the genome of Ooceraea biroi isolate clonal line C1 chromosome 10, Obir_v5.4, whole genome shotgun sequence:
ACCAGGCAAAAGCGGCGTACGATATCGCGCAATCCGAATTGGAGCTTTATACGTCGGTAGAGAAGGTTGAGAAGGAGAAGTTGGAAGATCTTCGGGGATCTCTGGAGAAGACCGCGAGTACTCTCGAAGAGCGTCGGAAGCAGCTATCTCTGTTCGATACGAAGATTCCGGTGACCAAGCGCAGCCTGAAGCAGGCACAGGGTGAGCTGGACGAGGTGAAGGCTCGCGAGGCCGAGATGACCGGCCAGCTGAAGAAACTGCGGATCACCTTTGAGGAACAGCGTTCTGCGATGCAGGCCAGCAAGTCGCGCAACCGGATTTTGGACTCGCTGATGAGGGAGAAGCGAGAAGGACGGATTCCCGGGATTTTCGGAAGATTGGTGAGTTGTTTCCGATGGAACTGGATTCGCGGAAACGCAACTCGGCAAAACTAGAGCAATTCATTCTCGATACTAGATTGTCGTATCAAATTTTGATCCTCCGCTGTTTAAATAACGTTCCGTCGCGATTCCTATACGTTTTGCCTTACTTTATTTTACGGCTTTTGCTAGAGTAATACACTTCACTCGTAATGAGCGATTTATTTATGGAAACCGACATTTACACTCGCGTTTACCTGCTTTTAGGGCGATTTAGGTGCCATCGACGCCAAGTATGACGTGGCGGTGTCGACGGCGTGCGGCCCGCTGGATAACATCGTCGTGGACACCGTGGCTACAGCACAAACGTGCATAACGTATCTGCGGCAACATGACATAGGACGCGCCACATTCATACCGTTAGAGAAGCAACAGCGATTCCTATCCAAGTGCCGTCAGAAGATTCAAACGCCGGAGAACGTGCATCGGCTGTTCGATCTGGTCAAGGTGGAGGATGAGAGAGTGCTACCCGCGTTCTACTACGGTCTGCAAGATACCTTGGTGGCTCAAGATCTCGATCAAGCGACGCGCATCGCTTACGGTAGGACGCGTTATCGCGTGGTGACGCAAAAAGGTGAACTGATCGAGCTATCGGGCACGATGAGCGGCGGTGGGCGCACGGTACTGCGCGGTCGAATGGGTCAGAAGGTAGTGAGGAACGAACCGTCGAGCGCCGACATCGAGGAACTGCGGTCGCAGCTGGACAGCGTGTTCGAGGAGTGCAATAAGCTTAGGACGAAGCAGCAGCCACTGGAGCAGCAAATTCATACGCTGTCGACCGCGCTGAAAGATATGACGGTAGACAAGAATAAGTTCAGCATCGAGGTGCAGACATTGAGAGAACAAGAGCCGTCGCTGCGGGCGCAGTTCGAGGCGCAGGAGAAGAAGGTCGCGGAGTCGGTATCTGATCCGAGGGAGGTCGCACAGCTAGAAAAAGCGGTCGAGAAGGCGAAATCGCACTTGGATGAGGTCCAGACAAGCTCTGCTTCGGTGGAGAGAGCGGTCGAGCGTATCAACAAGAAGATAGACGACATCTCCGGCAACCGGGTGCGGGACCAGCAGACGAAGATCACGCAGCTGACGAAGTCGGTGGACAAGACCAAGGCGGAGATCTGCCGTTTGCAAGTAGCCATCAAGACCGCCGAGAGAAACGTCAAGAAGACGGAGAAGCATATAGAGACGCTGGAGAGCGACGTGCACGCTTGCGAGGAGAGGTTGAGGGATATTCAGAAAGAGAAATCGGAGCTCGAAGAGCGCGCCAAAGTTATTCTGAACGAACTGAAGGAGCTGAACGAGTCGCTTGCCGAGCGAGACGATGTCGTGTCGTCCTTCAAGAACGAGTTAAACGCCTTGCAGACGCGCGAGGACAAGATCAAGGCGACGAAGATCGACCTGGATCAGAAGCTTCACGAAAGTCGGAAATTGCTGAAGGAGCTCCAGCAGATGATTCCCGAGTGCAATCGGAAAATAGCAGAGCTGAAGTTGCGCGCGGTTCCTCAGGAGACGCTGGAGCCGCTCCGGGATCTAACCGAGGAGCAGGTCGAACAATTGGACTCGAAGGTGGTGATACTGAACTTGCAGAAGGCTAAGAAGAAGCTGCCTGAACTGGTGCCCAACATGCAGATCATCGCGGACTACGAGGAGAAAGACGCGTTGTACATACGTCGCGCCGCCGATCTCGAGGAGGTGACGTTGACGCGCAACAAGATGCGCGACATCTTCGAGACGGCACGCCGGTGTCGGGTCCAGGAATTCCTGCACGGCTTCAGTCTGATCACCACGAAGCTCAAGGAGATGTATCAGATGATCACGCTGGGCGGCGACGCGGAACTGGAGTTGGTCGATTCGCTGGATCCGTTTAGCGAGGGCATCGTCTTCAGCGTGCGCCCGCCCAAGAAATCCTGGAAGAGTATCGGTAATCTCAGTGGCGGCGAAAAGACCTTGAGCTCGCTGGCGCTGGTCTTCGCTCTGCACCACTACAAGCCCACGCCGCTGTATTTCATGGACGAGATCGACGCGGCACTGGACTTCAAGAACGTGTCGATCGTCGGCAATTACATCAAGGAGCGCACAAAGAACGCACAGTTCATCATCATCTCGCTACGCTCGAACATGTTCGAGCTGGCCGACTACCTGGTGGGCATTTACAAGACGTTCAATTGCACCAAGAGCATTACTCTCAATCTGGGCCGCTACTACGAGAACAATGATATCGCGCCGCCTACGCAATGCACCTCCAAGAGCGCGTACGCGGCCTCGCAGAAGCCGCAGGCGTCGTCGCAGCGCAGTCAGGTGAGTTCGCGCAAGGAAAACACTGCGCCCGCAAcgaacaacaataataataaaaaagcgaAAGCGGCGTCATTAAATGGCGAAAAGCTGCCGTCGCCTGCGAGGAATAACGCGAAGGAAATTACGGATGAAGAGCAGCCGGAAATTGATCGCTTAGGGTAGGTACCAAAAAAAGACCTTTTATAAggcttttataaattattactattatattaataatattacgttaCTGACATgcactaatttttattaatatgaatgATAAATACCTAAAAGAGATTAGATATGAGTTATCTCGAGTAGTATGAAAGATAACTTCTTGAAATTTACTGGAGACACATTTTTGGTCTCAGTTTTCAGATGAATTTTCTTCTATAAATAACTATGAccatttaatataatagatatattaattataatacaaatatcttttgtaaaatttatatcaagatACAGAATTCTTGACAGATTTTatcaaagtaaaataaagaacaTACATCGCATAACgctaataatgattaaaaggAAGAAACTTCTGTTAAAGTCTCCATTCACAGCTGATAGGTATAAGTTAAATAAGTTTACTTCGGTTCGATTAACACAGACACATTCCATTTTTCAGTAAAACTAAATTAGCAAGGTGATTTTGTTGCCCATTCCCGCGAGTCTTGCATTTTAATTCATGCAGTGTGTATTGCGCGTGTTACAGTCTTCCGGATTGGCGGTATGCTCAACGCCACAGAAAACATCATCTCAGAGGCGCTCCAGCAGAAATAGCGAGGAAGAGcacagaagaaaagaaagaaggcaCGAACAAGAACCGGTCACGAAGAAGCGAAAGTTGCTATAACGACTGAATGGCTTCGTGCTTCGAGACTCGCCGTTCTCGGAAAGTTTAGCACGCGCGAGCACGCAATACCACGAAGCACGATAAATGAACTTGACGATAAATTAACATAGCCATTTTCTTAATATCTAGCGTAATGCGATGTttttagtaattaaaaaaacaattttatttttgaatgaaaTAGCTTTGCAATTAGATTGGAACAGAGCGATGTCGAATATACGAGAAGGATGACTCACGTAAATACACTCGCACGTTTAACGTTCATGACGCTAAGTGCAATGCAGACTCATTGCAaagtaacaatattttttatacatttgtacatGCTAACCTAACTATAAACACAGTTCTACAATTCGCACTGGAGCCTTTACTGCGATTTCATTCCTTTTCTTCCGAGAAAACCCTGTCTTCCGTTTTGCACAGATAAGATATAGAATTAGCAAGCCGAAAACTGAGAATTACNNNNNNNNNNNNNNNNNNNNNNNNNNNNNNNNNNNNNNNNNNNNNNNNNNNNNNNNNNNNNNNNNNNNNNNNNNNNNNNNNNNNNNNNNNNNNNNNNNNNAAGGTGAAGAGAGATGTGGCCAATCGTATCAGTGCGAGACGAGGACGACAAGTATTAGAGGTCTCTCGCTTTAGTGCGGTCGTCAGTTTCGTGTTTGCTCGTCATTGCACAGTGATTGTGGAAGTAATGTGACGCCGAATACGTCAGGCGAACCTCGAAATGGTGACAAAATGTTTTCTGTGCGGACAATGCATCGAAGACGCGCAAGGAATATCATTCTACACGTAAGGTCCATGTGCACGCATGTGCGTAAATATACATACGTGAATGTAGCGTATTCTGCGCGACAAAATATCTTAGTTTTAGGAGGATTAGTGATCAACATCGagcaaatgttatataaataatctctAATTTGATTTTGCTCCGACTCCGACTTCGATTACAACACGAAAGAATGAATGAAAATGTCAGCTGATTGCGAATGGAATTATCAAAGATGGCGCTGTGGATTTCTCCTAGTAACATCCAGGGCGTATGTCTGCTGACGCGCGTTACACGGATCtattctcttttgaaaaattttcaatttcaatttttgagCCATTTCGATCATTTTGAATCCATATTTCGGAAAAAGCAAGATAGAAACTATATCTctcgtatttattatataggtAAATCTACCgcttagcgaacccacctcctatcaccttgtccttgacatatattatagaggtcaccctcttGAGTGACcctcaaaaggttttagccgtcgatcgttgtttactaaaaagttattaacaaaagaagtttaatgattttgcacgaattttcagccgtccacaacaAGCAAAGGTTAtatttccgaaactggagccccggacacatacgctcggtttcagcccgcttcgcgggagggcgggggcgGGGGCTTCGCCCCGCCCCCCCcccagaaccagtgtaacagattttaccgtacagattttgatcacctggtacacggcacggatttcggcggggggggggggagcgaagcccctgctaacggttaaagcagagaatactttgtatttaactgtttatgcttttggttaaagtgaagaatactttgtacttatacagggtgtcccgggttttaaccgacaaactgcgggagcatattctactagtggaaataagaaaaaattcttatatcgagtttgcttagaaatgctttattacaaagttataaaccaatattgaaaagaaatatgagataagtaacaacggaacatagtgtagaatttggaaggtcgaagatgtttatgttgcgtgtattcacatgtattcatgttcactatgttgaaacgattcagtatgattgttactttcacaacagtagctgttagatttcaatcgtcgtgtcaactagcaattactatcagaatgccaaaagtgtcttcaaatgaggaatacactgatattcatttcgtgtacggattctgtgacggaaatgcacgagctgccgtacgagagtatcaacgtagatttcccaacaggagagtaccagatagatttaaagcaacgaattactaattcagttactgagatgcaacaaaattttcaggaatgtcgtaccgtaacaaattctgtactacgtcgatgtctagcttgtatcgatgtgcaaggacaacattttgaaatgcgtcactaaatcattgcgtagataatttatatttttgtgaaaaaatccgttgttacttatctcatatttcttttcaatattggtttataactttgtaataaagcatttctaagcaaactcgatataagaattttttcttatttccactagtagaatatgctcccgcagtttgtcggttaaaacccgggacaccctgtattaaaagaaactattctatatattaacgattcactgctttaaatgactttccttccttcgttcatatacatattcgtcttttttatatctttcaatattcaaaataactactatatttgcaaaatttcttttgttaataacttattcataaacaacgatcgacgactaaaatctagtgcgggttattcgggaaggtgacctttgtaatatatgtcaatattatgttcttggttcgcgtagacagctaaaaattcgtgcaaaatcattaaacttcttttgttaataactttttagtaaacaacgaccgacggttaaaacttgcacaatgttactcaggagggtgacctctataatatatgtcaaggacaaggtgataggaggtgggttcgctaatcggtagatttaacattatataagcTTTTTACAGTTGCATAATATCtaacatttccatttttttctactaaatataatttaaaagaatttttgaaaattagcTTTTTTGCAAATTCGAAACAATATAGCCAAAATAATATGCCACATTCTAATATCGATTTTAACATAAAGAAGATAATCTTAAAGTCACACTCAAGAATATCGAGAACGGTTGAACATGTTGTGGCGATCATGTCGTCATATCTCATCGCCGAGACGGCCGGGGTCTACGAttgaatttattgaatttatagaAATCAAAGCCTTTGAGGATTCGACTGGCAACCGCCGACGTGTGCGGACGTAACGCTTTGTACTTTTCGGGCGAACAATAAAACTCGGGCTGTGCTCGTACATTAGAACAAAGATCTCATTTTCTTTTCGCACCTTACTCGGCACCTATATCTTCcacctatacagggtgtcccgggttttaaccgacaaactgcgggagcatattctactagtggaaataagaaaaaattcttatatcgagtttgcttagaaatgctttcttacaaagttataaaccaatattgaaaagaaatatcagataagtaacaacggaacatagtgtagaatttggaaggtccaagatgttcacatgtattcatgttcactatgttgaaacgattcagtatgattgttactttcacaacagtagccgttagatttcaatcgtcgtgtcaactagcaattactatcagaatgccaaaagtgttttcaaatgaggaatacaccgatattcatttcgtgtacggattctgtgacggaaatgcacgagctgccgtacgagagtatcaacgtagatttcctaacaggagagtaccagacagatttaaagcaacgaattactaattcagttactgagatgcaagaaaattttcaggaatgtcgtaccgtaacaaattctgtactacgtcgatgtctagcttgtatcgacgtgcaaggacaacattttgaaatgcgtcactaaatcattgcgtagataatttatatttttgtgaaaaaatccgttgttacttatctgatatttcttttcaatattggtttataactttgtaagaaagcatttctaagcaaactcgatataagaattttttcttatttccactagtagaatatgctcccgcagtttgtcggttaaaacccgggacaccctgtatattccgACATTAAAATACccaaaatataaatacgagaataatttgtatcatcgtttttcaatttatttttccagatTTCCCGAAGATGGGGATCATCGGAAAAGGTGGCTGGAGGCGATCGGAAAAACTGATGCGGAAGTTCCCGTTCACTCGAGACTGTGCTCGCGTCATTTCCCGCAAGACTGCTTCACCGACTCGATTCTGATGGATGACGCTACTCCGATCTTGCAATTGGAGCCGACTTACTTCAATTTGATTACGGACACCAGtgaggagaagaaggaagagcagaaagaggaggagcaggaggagaaAGAACCGGAAACCGAGCCATTACGTTCGTCGTCGCAGTGCGTGTCTACAGTGATGCGGCCGACTATTCGAAAGTAAGATGACAGTGAATTAAAATGCTAATAATTCATCGAGAGTAAAACGATTCTAAACATCGAGATTCTCGATACGAACGTCTTGTTCAACGAGCATATTGTGTTTCGCTTTCCAAGAGGACGACGGATCCACATGCTGTCGGACGAGGAGATGAAGGAGATGCAGCCGATCAAGTACGTGCGCTACCTGAAAAATGTCAATTGGGACGAGATTTCGAAGGTGCCGGAGGAGGCGAAAATTGTCTGGGAAGTGGCGACGGAGGAACTGAAGGAGGATAACGATAAGATCAGGCGTTTGCAGGCGCACGTTCGCCAGCTCAATACTACCATTCAGGGACTGAAAACCGTACTGAAAGCGAACAGGAAGAGCGGCCGCCGCGGATGTTTATGCTTAAACGCATAAGCAACATTTATACACCTGcaaattaagtaattataaatcttGTCTACACTAAATCTTTGTTAATGTGTAAATTTTCTGCATTGTCATTCAGAATTATTGTACACATTACTGTCTTAATAACTTATTTtcgagaataataaatttaaagttttgtGCATATCtacaatacatttttaaaaaggtaagaaaaggaagaattcTGTTCGAATGTACGAagcgaaaatattaaagagaatGATCTCGTGCCATATTCCATTCCTCGAAATTTCGTCAAGAAATTAACAAGAACGTTAATATTCCCTGTTTAGATTCCGAGAAAACATCAgctcgtaaaatatttaagtttcaGTTTGAGatcttgaattaattttaacctgtgtgaagttagcaccccatttttcgaaaatcaaacttttaaaGGATGTTCCAGGTTGTTCTAGTTGCTCTAAACATTGTTCCAAAGTATTAGATTGATTGGTCAAAACCTTTACGAGATAtcggaaaaaaagaattttggaaaaaatcatttttgaagaatggaacaagttttatatccaagaaaatctcgaaaaaccaaatttttcgagtaggttacaagagtaaagtcaccctgaggtttcgaatcggggcgtataaattttgttcccggttgttctactcgagaaaacgatagttctaaagcgggaagcctggaacaagttttatatccaagaaaatcgcgaaaaaccaaatttttcgagtaGGGTACAAGAGTGAAGTCATCCTTAGGTTTCGAAACGGggtgtataaattttgttcccggttgttctactcgagaaaacgatagttctaaagcgggaagcctggaacaagttttttacccaagaaaatagaaaaataatattttccattaaagagTAAAGTGGAccttattataattataacaatataattattgttgctatggtcttgaaatttttgttctgaGTTGTTCTACACAGTTATAAACATATTCTAAATCGACAATGTTGtaagttattttatttggGAAAGAATGtccaaaaacgattttttccaaaattcttttttttcgatatctcgTAAAGGTTTTGACCAATCAATCTAATACTTTGGAACAATATTTAGAACAACTAGAACAACCTGGAACATCCtttaaaagtttgattttcgaaaaatggggTGCCaggtaaaaaattgtttttttcaattttccgcgaaaatttttattatataaatttgatcttctggaacaatttggaacaagtctagaacaacctggaacaacttttagaatttcaaaatttcaaaaatggggtgctaacttcacatAGGCTTAATTTTATCCTATTTTGAAAACGCGCATTTTAATGCTCAACAACAGCTTTCGAAATTAATCATGGAGCGAAAAGGACATATTGTagcgtaataattattctatgcattgtaataataaaggaGTTAACAAACAATTACCATCTCATTTCATCTCTTCATTTCAACTGCTGCGTATTCAAACCTCATTTATTTGCCACTTCCTACACTATCAATGTGAACAGGCCTCTGCGAAAATTTTGGATGAGGAGATGCGTGAATGTTTCGATAATTGAAATTCGATTTTGCTTTGGAGAGTTTGAAACTCAAGTCAAGTTGATGCTTTTCATTACGCGTCTAATTTCTCGGGTTTATTTTCGAAATGGTCGATTCATTTGCGAGCCAGCAAAACGAAACATTCAAGCAGCTCGCTTGGAAAGGGAAATACGGCAATTACGCGGCGAATAAGATCCGTTTCACTGGCTATCTTTCTCTCCATTGTGGCGTACAAGGCCGGGTTGGTTCCCGCTGTCGCGCTTGTTTGTGCCCGACAATGCGACTGTACAACCAGACGATGCGCTGCAGCGAAAGCGAACAGTACGTCCGTCGATGGCGGATCCTTTCAGGGAAGACAAATGCCCGCGCCCGTGCTCGCTTTTCCGCGTGACAGTAGTACGCATAATACGTTCACCACCGGCACACCGGGGAAAATGTACGAGACGAGCAGGGTAAACTAGAAATGGGAGGTCACCGGGCGAGAACGAAGAACGGTGCGTGAGCGAGATGCTGGACAGAGGATGAAACCAGCGGGATCGCTTTATCTACCTTCTTTCTTTTGTAACCCGTTCTCTAAACTACGTATCTGCATGATGCCGTTTAAATGACACGAGCATTGCAAACGAAATATCGgcatgtataattaaaaacaataattacatgaagaaaataataattagataagaaaacattatataaaagaaaaaaatggattATAATTACAGTGATAcacacataattatttaaagtcTCTCGCGTGAAATTACACATGAAATTACACAGAAACGTTACGTTAATGAGATCGAATTTATTTCGCAAGGCCGGAGTTAACCGGAATTAACAACTACATGTTTCCAAACTCTCGCAATTTTTCTCCACGTTATTAGATTTACATGCGAGGAGTTATTACTCTGGAATTAACGGTCGATTAACAGACGTAAAACTCCTCTGTATTCGGACcgcgtatataatataactctCCTGCATATAACCGCATAAACGTTCCTCGTGAGCGCGTTAAGCAAAAATTGCATCTCCAGCACGTTGGCTCGGCTCTTGCGCGGGATTTCTCGGAATACATGAAACGCGCGGGAAGATCAAGGCGGAAAGTATAACGCTGATAGACAGATTGGAAAACAAGAGCAACGATAGCGAGGGTGCGGGGGTGCGGGCAGAGGATGGGAACGCAGAAGAATCGAAATGCATTCGCGATCCTCGCCGGAGAACGCCGGCGAAGCTCCGCCGCAGTACACTAAATCACCACCACCCCCTTGGTGGTGCGCGTACGGGGTGAGCGCGAGCGCACGCGCGAGCCCGGtcattctttatattttattcacgtTTCATTTCCTTCGGCTATACGTAACGTGGCCAAAAAGGGCGAACAGCCTGTAACGAGAAACAGTGCATCATCGATGCACTCTCGCGTGCAACTGCTCTTTGGACGAGCCAATGGAGACGTATACAATTCATTGCTGCTCTCAAAGGATAGCAACAGTGAAGAAGTTGAAGAAGTTGTTGgagaattttttatgattaccacgttatgttaatattttaagtgAAATATTGAGGGATAtcaagtatacacataaaaaatagataacatTATTCCAGGTACCGTGGAGACTTGCAAGTCTGAAGAATGCAATGTTGCTGGGATAATGTCAGTAAAAATATGAACAATTCAAGCTCACAAAggggaaaaataaaatgtaaaaaattgcgTGGGATTTTCGCGTTGAAAGGAACGAAAAAGTGAAATGTGACTCGCgccaagagagagaagaacgaTCCTCATATACCCCTATGTTCGTTTGCACTCGTGCAGCAAATTCACGTTCTTGTTTTACAACATTGTCTTACAAAGAAAGCCGCGCGAAGACCACATCGTCGGAAGTCGTAGCCGGAAACGCCCGGATCGAAAGTTTTTCCATGTTCGAACGTCGCAACGTGGGAATGTTTGAAAGCCGGAAACCCACTTGTGTGTTGCGCGGCCCTTTCGACAGTTTAATTCGAGCAATAtgatgcattatttttaccgTCGGTTTTACGGCCAGCGCCGTAGTGGACCACCATGAGAACTTGAGACATACGGCACCGAAGAAAGTTTTTACGTCGGTGAGTTCTACGTCAGTATATCTCGAAGTCGGGTATCGACCGTCTCGTAAAAAagtagaatttatatatatacaccctcagaaaggatttctgataacaagacgaaaaatattcttgactaatttaatcgtattacaagtataaaaaatatgaaaataaaacaatttttaatttaaatcagtaatttctgttcttctctctcgaattaaataagattgtcttactgtctcgagacaagagtaacatgtacaaatttatgcttatatattcttgtatgtagaataatttgatattagcgccactttatagtaggctttgtcgatgtcgacgcatcattttctcacagtcgctcgtcgactcggcgcttctgcgtcctttattccgataaaacggccaatatttatgtgttgcgatcgaaaatcaggaaagtgtttctgttatttacaatgaataagtgcaatactctacaagaaatattaaaagatatggaaatgtcttatctcgaatcttatttctcaagtaagtatattgtatatacttacttacatttccatatcttttaatatttcttgtagagtattgcacttattcattgtaaataacagaaacactttcccgattttcgattgcaacacataaatattggccgttttgtgcagattctacaaattctcttagaagaatagaataagat
Proteins encoded in this window:
- the LOC105283763 gene encoding structural maintenance of chromosomes protein 4; the encoded protein is MAREGRNTLNNSTEDDERGEEYDTDEEGGLKVDDEIYIPPPPRVFSEVDTTGPRLMITKIVNVNFKSYAGTQIIGPFHKSFSAIVGPNGSGKSNVIDSMLFVFGYRASKIRSKKISVLIHNSSQHSHINSCTVSVHFHRIIDKSEEEYEAIPDTEFVISRTAFKDSTSYYEHNKKKVQFKEIAKLLRSHGVDLDHNRFLILQGEVEQIAMMKPKGQNENDTGMLEFLEDIIGTFRYKEPLEKLADKIETLTERRVEKLHRLRVVQKEKEALEEPMQDAVQYLKMENVIIRLQHQLYHCKRSEAVKELSEHVARNDVLNKELEELMDDMKSIRAQKEEKTKTIKEKIKKWDALQRQKDEATTKFDKVRKRDESLHAEMVETNKRRKANMASTKTEKSKLEELLKVPENNTKGIEECERLIETHTKNREKEEASLATLMAGLREKTEPLLNERSELEKELITLRKNVDQAKAAYDIAQSELELYTSVEKVEKEKLEDLRGSLEKTASTLEERRKQLSLFDTKIPVTKRSLKQAQGELDEVKAREAEMTGQLKKLRITFEEQRSAMQASKSRNRILDSLMREKREGRIPGIFGRLGDLGAIDAKYDVAVSTACGPLDNIVVDTVATAQTCITYLRQHDIGRATFIPLEKQQRFLSKCRQKIQTPENVHRLFDLVKVEDERVLPAFYYGLQDTLVAQDLDQATRIAYGRTRYRVVTQKGELIELSGTMSGGGRTVLRGRMGQKVVRNEPSSADIEELRSQLDSVFEECNKLRTKQQPLEQQIHTLSTALKDMTVDKNKFSIEVQTLREQEPSLRAQFEAQEKKVAESVSDPREVAQLEKAVEKAKSHLDEVQTSSASVERAVERINKKIDDISGNRVRDQQTKITQLTKSVDKTKAEICRLQVAIKTAERNVKKTEKHIETLESDVHACEERLRDIQKEKSELEERAKVILNELKELNESLAERDDVVSSFKNELNALQTREDKIKATKIDLDQKLHESRKLLKELQQMIPECNRKIAELKLRAVPQETLEPLRDLTEEQVEQLDSKVVILNLQKAKKKLPELVPNMQIIADYEEKDALYIRRAADLEEVTLTRNKMRDIFETARRCRVQEFLHGFSLITTKLKEMYQMITLGGDAELELVDSLDPFSEGIVFSVRPPKKSWKSIGNLSGGEKTLSSLALVFALHHYKPTPLYFMDEIDAALDFKNVSIVGNYIKERTKNAQFIIISLRSNMFELADYLVGIYKTFNCTKSITLNLGRYYENNDIAPPTQCTSKSAYAASQKPQASSQRSQVSSRKENTAPATNNNNNKKAKAASLNGEKLPSPARNNAKEITDEEQPEIDRLGLPDWRYAQRHRKHHLRGAPAEIARKSTEEKKEGTNKNRSRRSESCYND
- the LOC105283751 gene encoding THAP domain-containing protein 1 → MVTKCFLCGQCIEDAQGISFYTFPEDGDHRKRWLEAIGKTDAEVPVHSRLCSRHFPQDCFTDSILMDDATPILQLEPTYFNLITDTSEEKKEEQKEEEQEEKEPETEPLRSSSQCVSTVMRPTIRKGRRIHMLSDEEMKEMQPIKYVRYLKNVNWDEISKVPEEAKIVWEVATEELKEDNDKIRRLQAHVRQLNTTIQGLKTVLKANRKSGRRGCLCLNA